The Streptosporangiales bacterium DNA window GTCCTTGCGCCGCGCCGCGATGCTCGCCGCCATCGCGGCGGCGAGCACGCTGGCATCCGGCTCGGCGGGCAGCCCCTCGACGGACGAGCGGTAGATCAGCTCCGCCGGGCCGCCGCCGCTCGCGATCGCCGCGTACGCCTTGCGCACGTGCGGCCGGAGCGCATCGATCAGCTGCAGCCGACCAGCGAGCAGCTCGGCGCCGGTGCGCGCCAGGTGGCCGTCCCACACGTCGAGCGTGGACAGCTGCGGCGCACGGCGGGCACCGGTGGCGGCCGCGGACTTCAACAACGCGTTGCGTTGCTTCAGCACGCGGTCGTAGTCGGCGCGCACGCCCGCGTAGCCAGGGCGCCGTGCTATGAGCAGCTCGTCGAGGAACCTGCGGCGCTCACCGGGATCGCCGCGGACCAGCGTCAGGTCCTCGGGGGCGAACAGGACGGTACGGAGGATGCCGAGCACCTCCTTCGCCCGCGGCACCGCACCCCGGTTGATCCGTGCCCGGTTCGCCTTGCCCGGGTTCACCTCGAGCTCGACCAGCGTGCGGCGGCCGTGCTGGTCCACGGCCGCACGGATGATCGCACGGTCCGTGCCCGACCGCACCAGCGGCGCGTCGGTCGCGACCCGGTGGCTGCCGAGCGTCGCCACGTAACCGACCGCCTCGACCAGGTTGGTCTTACCCTGCCCGTTCGGGCCGACGAAGGCCGTCACGCCAGGCTCGAGCGGCACCTCGGCGCCGGCGTACGAACGGAAGTCGGTGAGCGACAGGTGCGCGACGTGCACGGCAGCTCAATCCGTGCCGTCGGCTCGGCGGACCGAGTGCCCGCCGAACTGGTTGCGCATCGCCGCAACCGCTTTCATGGCAACGGATTCCTGCTGCCTGGACGCGAACCGTGCGAACAGCGCGGCGGAGATGGTGGAGATCGGCACGGCGTTGTCGATCGCCGCCTCCACCGTCCAGCGGCCCTCGCCGGAGTCTTCTGCGTAGTCCTCGATCTTCGTCAGCCCGGGGGCGTCGTCGAAGGAACGGGCCAGCAGGTCGAGCAGCCAGGACCGGATCACCGTGCCGTCGCGCCAGCTGCGTACGCACTCGTCCGGGTCGGTGACGATGTCGGCCGCGGTGAGCAGCTCGTACCCCTCGGCGAGCGCCTGCATCATGCCGTACTCGATGCCGTTGTGGACCATCTTCGCGAAGTGTCCGGCACCGACCGGCCCGGCGTGCACGAAACCGGCGTCGTCGCCTGGCGGGGTGAGCGCGTCGAAGATGGGCCGCAGGCGCGCGATGTCGTCGTCGGTGCCGCCGCACATCAGGGCGTAGCCGTTCTCCAGCCCCCAGACACCGCCGGATACACCGCAGTCGACGAACCCGATGCCGCCTTCGTCGAGCGCCGCGGCGGTGCCGGCGTCGTCGGACCAGCGCGAGTTGCCGCCGTCGACGACCAGGTCGCCCGGCTCGAGCAGCTCACCGAGCTCGGCGACCGTCACGGGCACGAACTTCACCGGCACCATCACCCAGACCGCGCGGGGTGGCGACAGCGCCTGCACCAGCTCCGCCAACGACGCGACATCGCGGTTGCTGTCGGCGTCGACGTCGTAGCCGATCACCGTGTGGCCGGCACGGCGGACGCGTTCGGCCATGTTCGCGCCCATCCGGCCCAGCCCGATCATGCCGAGCTCCATGGCCCCCTCCCGGCGGTCGTCGCGTGCAGTGTCGAGCTACTCGGGCAGCCGCATCGGCATCAGCAGGTAGCGGTAGTCGACCTCGCTGGCCGTCTCGCCTTCCCGCGCGCCCGGGGTGATAACCACCGGCTTCTTCGACGTGGTGAACGACATGATCGCCACCGGCGCGTCGAGCACACCAAGCCCGTCGAGCAGGTAGCCCGGGTTGAACGCGATCTTTACGTCGTCGCCCTCGATCGCGCAGTCGAGGGACTCCGCGGCCTGCGCCTCGTCGCCGCTGCCGGCCTCGAGCAGCAGCTCGCCGCCGCTGAAGCCGAGCCGGATGGCGGAGTTCCGGTCGGCGACGAGCGCGACCCGGCGCAGCGCGTCGACCAGCGCCGCGGTGTCGACCTTGGCCACCGTGGCGGACTCGGACGGCAGCAACGACCGGTATTGCGGGAAGTCACCCTCGATCAACCGGGTGGTGGTGCGACGACGCGACGACTCGAACCCGACCAGGCCCTCCCCGGCGTCGCCCGAGGACAGCGCCATCGAAACCTTGTCGCCTGCGGTCAGCGCCTTCGCCGTGTCGGCGAGCGTCCGCGCGGGAACCAGCGCGGTGGCTTCCGCCCCCGGGCTCTCCGGCTGCCAGGCGATCTCGCGTACGGCGAGCCGGTACCTGTCGGTGGCCGCGAACGTGAGGCTGTCACCGGAGATCTCCAGGCGCACCCCGGTGAGCACCGGCAGCGTGTCGTCGCGGCCGGCGGCGACGGCCACCTGGCCGACGGCGCCGGCGAAGGCCTCGCTGGGGATGACACCGGACGCGGTGGGCATGTCCGGGAGCGCGGGATAGTCCTCGACCGGCAGCGTCAGCAGCCCGAACCGTGCGGAACCGCAGGTCAGGATGACGCGCGAGCCGTCGGTGCCGACCTCTACCGGGCGGCTGGGCAGGCTCTTGGTGATCTCCGCGAGCAACCGGCCGGAGACCAGCGCGCGGCCCGGCTCGTCGACCTCGATGTCGACGGAGACTCGCGCCGACACCTCGTAGTCAAAGCTGGACAGCAGCAGCTGCCCGTTGTCGGCTTCGAGCAGCATGCCGGCGAGCACCGGCACCGGGGGCCGCGCCGGCAGTGTGCGTGCGGTCCATGCCACTGCGTCGGCCAGCGCATCCCGCTCGACCCGGAACTTCACGGTGAACCGCCTCCCGTTCGTGTCACCTGGCGGGCACGGTGACGTAAGCCTTTGGTGCTGATCCTGCCTCGGAGGTCTGTCAGTGCGTTCGTCGGGTCCGACGGACGAGGGTTGTCCCCAGGCAGGGGTGGTGGAAACAAGCGAACATCATTCTGGTCTAGAGGATTGATGTATGCGCAGGGAGTCTTAGGCGTGGTGGAAACTGTGGAAAAGTCGGATCGCCGCAGCTCAGTTCCGACGGGCCCGTGTTGATCCGTTGTGCGCAGCCACCGGGGGTCGCTGGGACGGGCTGCGGACGACGCGTCGCGGCCCACGACCGGTCGACTCGTTCTCCCCAGCCGTCCCCAGCTATCCACAGACATGTCCCCATCGTGTGCACAAGGAAGTCACTTTTTGTGCTCGTCTAACTGCGATAAGTAGCCAAGGTGTCGGTAGCCGTGGGCTACCCGTGCCTGGCCTGCTGTTTGATCCTGTTGGTGAGTTCGGTGACCTGCTCGAAGACGCTGCGCCGCTCGGCCATC harbors:
- the recF gene encoding DNA replication/repair protein RecF; amino-acid sequence: MHVAHLSLTDFRSYAGAEVPLEPGVTAFVGPNGQGKTNLVEAVGYVATLGSHRVATDAPLVRSGTDRAIIRAAVDQHGRRTLVELEVNPGKANRARINRGAVPRAKEVLGILRTVLFAPEDLTLVRGDPGERRRFLDELLIARRPGYAGVRADYDRVLKQRNALLKSAAATGARRAPQLSTLDVWDGHLARTGAELLAGRLQLIDALRPHVRKAYAAIASGGGPAELIYRSSVEGLPAEPDASVLAAAMAASIAARRKDELDRGVSLVGPHRDELELQLGELAARGYASHGESWSFALALRLGAYDLLRSELDSDPVLILDDVFAELDTDRRHRLAELTARADQVLVTAAVPADVPEVLTGARFDVADGEVTRVR
- the gnd gene encoding decarboxylating 6-phosphogluconate dehydrogenase, which produces MELGMIGLGRMGANMAERVRRAGHTVIGYDVDADSNRDVASLAELVQALSPPRAVWVMVPVKFVPVTVAELGELLEPGDLVVDGGNSRWSDDAGTAAALDEGGIGFVDCGVSGGVWGLENGYALMCGGTDDDIARLRPIFDALTPPGDDAGFVHAGPVGAGHFAKMVHNGIEYGMMQALAEGYELLTAADIVTDPDECVRSWRDGTVIRSWLLDLLARSFDDAPGLTKIEDYAEDSGEGRWTVEAAIDNAVPISTISAALFARFASRQQESVAMKAVAAMRNQFGGHSVRRADGTD
- a CDS encoding DNA polymerase III subunit beta, which gives rise to MKFRVERDALADAVAWTARTLPARPPVPVLAGMLLEADNGQLLLSSFDYEVSARVSVDIEVDEPGRALVSGRLLAEITKSLPSRPVEVGTDGSRVILTCGSARFGLLTLPVEDYPALPDMPTASGVIPSEAFAGAVGQVAVAAGRDDTLPVLTGVRLEISGDSLTFAATDRYRLAVREIAWQPESPGAEATALVPARTLADTAKALTAGDKVSMALSSGDAGEGLVGFESSRRRTTTRLIEGDFPQYRSLLPSESATVAKVDTAALVDALRRVALVADRNSAIRLGFSGGELLLEAGSGDEAQAAESLDCAIEGDDVKIAFNPGYLLDGLGVLDAPVAIMSFTTSKKPVVITPGAREGETASEVDYRYLLMPMRLPE